A region from the Colius striatus isolate bColStr4 chromosome 12, bColStr4.1.hap1, whole genome shotgun sequence genome encodes:
- the GPR17 gene encoding uracil nucleotide/cysteinyl leukotriene receptor, translating to MQDPVDPSSLLFNCSSQSNFSLETSEQCGKETHLENILFATFYFVDFILAFAGNALALWLFIRDQKSGTPANIFLMHLAVADLSFVLVLPTRLVYHFSGNHWPFGEIACRLTGFLFYLNMYASIYFLMCISVDRFLAIVHPVKSIKLRRSLYAHLACAFLWVIVGVAMAPLLLSVQTVEMKGTTICLQLYREKASRHALVSLAVAFTFPFVTTVTCYLLIIRSLKSGSRVEKHLKEKAIKMIIMVLMIFLICFVPYHVNRYIYIVRRSGTKASCETQRALALGNRVTSCLTSLNGALDPVMYFFVAEKFREALCKLFCVKKTVRLPQTCEGKTNESSLSAKSEL from the coding sequence ATGCAGGACCCAGTAGATCCCTCAAGCCTACTCTTCAATTGCTCCAGTCAATCAAATTTCTCTTTGGAAACATCAGAACAATGTGGCAAAGAGACCCACCTCGAGAATATCCTTTTTGCCACTTTCTACTTTGTTGACTTCATCCTGGCTTTTGCTGGCAACGCCTTGGCTCTTTGGCTCTTCATCCGGGACCAAAAGTCAGGCACGCCTGCCAACATTTTCCTGATGCACCTTGCTGTGGCTGACCTGTCCTTTGTGCTGGTCCTGCCCACCCGCCTGGTGTACCATTTTTCTGGTAATCACTGGCCATTTGGCGAGATTGCATGCAGACTCACTGGCTTCCTTTTCTACCTCAACATGTATGCCAGTATCTACTTCCTGATGTGTATCAGCGTTGACCGTTTCCTAGCCATTGTGCACCCTGTCAAGTCCATCAAGCTCCGCAGGTCCCTTTACGCCCATTTGGCGTGTGCCTTTCTATGGGTTATAGTTGGGGTGGCGATGGCCCCTCTGCTGCTCAGCGTGCAGACAGTCGAGATGAAAGGCACGACCATCTGCCTgcagctctacagagaaaaGGCATCACGCCACGCCCTCGTGTCCTTGGCAGTGGCATTCACCTTCCCCTTTGTTACCACAGTGACTTGCTACTTACTGATCATCCGAAGCCTCAAGAGTGGGAGCAGAGTTGAGAAACACCTGAAGGAAAAAGCTATCAAAATGATCATCATGGTTCTGATGATCTTTCTGATTTGCTTCGTACCTTACCACGTCAATCGCTACATTTATATTGTCCGCCGCAGCGGGACCAAGGCTTCCTGCGAGACTCAGCGCGCTCTGGCGCTGGGGAACCGCGTCACGTCCTGCCTCACCAGCCTCAACGGGGCCTTGGACCCTgtcatgtatttttttgtgGCCGAGAAATTCCGTGAGGCTTTGTGTAAGCTCTTTTGTGTTAAAAAGACTGTACGGTTACCTCAAACGTGTGAAGGCAAGACAAACGAAAGCTCACTAAGTGCTAAATCTGAACTGTGA